The following coding sequences are from one Cucumis sativus cultivar 9930 unplaced genomic scaffold, Cucumber_9930_V3 scaffold97, whole genome shotgun sequence window:
- the LOC116406410 gene encoding E3 ubiquitin-protein ligase UPL6-like — protein MNDYFISQAVIENTRANDIHKRVPFLVPFTSRVKIFTTQLAAARQRNGSLAVFARNRFRIRRNHILEDAFSQMSALSEVDLQGSIRVSFVNEFGVEEAGIDGGGIFKDVMENITRAAFDVQYGLFKQIADHLLYPNPGSGMIHEQHLQFFHFLEVLLAKVMFEGILVDILFATFFLSKLKQKNT, from the exons ATGaatgattatttcatttcacag gcAGTGATAGAAAATACCAGAGCAAATGATATACACAAGCGAGTTCCCTTTTTAGTACCGTTTACTAGCAGGGTTAAGATTTTCACT ACACAACTAGCAGCAGCTAGGCAAAGGAATGGATCTCTTGCTGTTTTTGCCAGAAACCGGTTTAGAATTCGACGAAATCATATATTGGAAGATGCTTTCAGTCAGATGAGTGCATTGTCTGAAGTTGATCTTCAAGGATCG ATACGTGtgtcttttgttaatgaatttggAGTTGAGGAGGCAGGAATTGATGGTGgtggtatttttaaagatgtcaTGGAGAACATTACACGGGCAGCCTTTGACGTGCAGTATGGTTTATTTAAG CAAATTGCTGACCATTTGCTCTACCCCAATCCTGGTTCGGGAATGATACATGAGCAACATCTccagtttttccatttcctcgaAGTTCTTTTGGCAAAG GTCATGTTTGAAGGAAttcttgttgatatactttttgcaacattcttcttgagcaagttaaaacagaa aaacacataa